The Actinobacillus succinogenes 130Z region ATGAAGGAGAAAAAGCCAAAGCCGAACAGCCGACTGCGGTGTATCGTATTGCGCCTGAAACGGAAAAATTAGAGCGCGTATTAGATGATTTACTTATGCCGAACGGTATCGCCTTTTCGCCGGATGAAAAATATTTATATATCGTCGGACGTTTCTCCGAAACGCCAAACCAGCGTGAAATTTTCCGCTACAACGTGCAAGCGAACGGAACATTAAGCAATAAAAGCCATTTTTTTGACGGTGGAGAAAACGGCACCCTAGACGGACTGGCGATAGATGAAGACGGTAATATCTGGGCCGGTTGGGGCAGCATTACCAATAGTAAAAACGCCTCATCCGCCGATATGGACGGCGTCATCGTCATTAATCCGCAAGGAAAACAAATTGCTCATATTCATCTGCCCGAACGCTGTGCAAACCTCTGTTTCGGCGGACCGAAACGCAACCGCGTATTTATGGCTTCGGGCCATTCTTTATATGCTCTCTATGTTGAAACCCGAGGCGCCTAAATCGGCTACAAAAGCAAAAAAGTGCGGTCAAATTTTCAAACGTTTTTCCCATTTATCCGACTCTTTAAGTTTTTAGGGAATTGGTTAACACTTTACCAAATTTAACCGCACTTTTATCAAAAACCGTTTGTCATAATTGTCAATAAATCCCTATAAATCCAACCTCAAAATAGGCATTTGCATAATGTTTTATCGTACAGGATAAATTACATTGGTATGGATTTATTTATTTTTAATTGTGGGGATTAATGATGACTACGCAACAAAAACCGCTTTATATCAAAGTGCACTCCGATGACAATGTCGCCATTATTGTAAACAGTAACGGCTTACCTGCCGGTGCGCAATTCGACGACGGTTTAACCTTAATCGAACATATTCCGCAAGGGCATAAAGTTGCCCTGACCGATATTGCCAAAGACGGGGAAATTATTCGCTACGGCGAAATTATCGGTTTTGCCGTAAAAGACATTAAACGGGGTGCCTGGATTGAGGAATCAATGGTGGTTCTACCGAAAGCACCACCGCTGGAAACGCTACCGTTAGCCACGCGCAAAGCACCGAAACTCGAACCGTTGGAAGGCTATACGTTCGAAGGTTATCGCAATAAAGACGGCAGTGTAGGCACCAAAAATATGCTGGGAATTACCACCAGTGTCCATTGCGTTGCCGGTGTAGTGGATTATGTCGTTAACCTTATCGAAAAAGAATTATTACCGCATTATCCGAACGTAGACGGCGTCGTCGGATTAAATCACCTTTACGGTTGCGGTGTCGCCATTAACGCACCTGCAGCTATCGTGCCGATTCGTACTCTCCACAACATTGCGTTAAATCCGAACTTCGGCGGTGAAATCATGGTTATCGGTCTAGGTTGTGAAAAATTACAACCGCAACGCTTACTGGAAGGTACGGTCGATACTTATCCGATTGAGTTGCAAGACGCTACCGTCACCAGTTTGCAGGACGAAAAGCACGTCGGATTCGAATCTATGGTGAAGGACATTCTCGATACCGCCCGAAAACATCTGGAAAAACTGAATCAACGTAAACGCGAAACCTGCCCGGTTTCCGATTTGGTAGTAGGCGGACAATGCGGCGGCAGTGATGCGTTTTCCGGCGTTACAGCCAATCCTGCGGTCGGATTTGCCGCCGACCTATTGATTCGCGCCGGGGC contains the following coding sequences:
- the garD gene encoding galactarate dehydratase; the encoded protein is MMTTQQKPLYIKVHSDDNVAIIVNSNGLPAGAQFDDGLTLIEHIPQGHKVALTDIAKDGEIIRYGEIIGFAVKDIKRGAWIEESMVVLPKAPPLETLPLATRKAPKLEPLEGYTFEGYRNKDGSVGTKNMLGITTSVHCVAGVVDYVVNLIEKELLPHYPNVDGVVGLNHLYGCGVAINAPAAIVPIRTLHNIALNPNFGGEIMVIGLGCEKLQPQRLLEGTVDTYPIELQDATVTSLQDEKHVGFESMVKDILDTARKHLEKLNQRKRETCPVSDLVVGGQCGGSDAFSGVTANPAVGFAADLLIRAGATFMFSEVTEVRDAIHLLTPRAETVEVGKRLLEEMKWYDEYLAMGQTDRSANPSPGNKKGGLANVVEKALGSIAKSGSSNIVEVLSPGQRPTKKGLIYAATPASDFVCGTQQLASGITVQLFTTGRGTPYGLKAVPVIKLATRTDLAERWFDLMDIDTGTIATGKETIEQVGWRIFHEIIEVASGRKKTWSDKWGLYNQLSVFNPAPVT